Below is a window of bacterium DNA.
GCTCACTACGGGACGTCCGATCGTGACAGATGTCGTGCCGTTGGTAGGCGACGAAGCATCGCTCCTATCGACCGCCGCCGCGCTGGAGCAGCGTTCGGAGCACGCGTTGGCCGACGCAGTGGTCGCGGCCTGCCGCGATCGGGGCGTCGCACCGGCCGTCCCGGACGCGTTCGAAGCCGTCACCGGCCGCGGGGTGCGCGGCACCGTCGCGGAACGGCTCGTACGAGTGGGTAGCGAAGGGTTCTTGACAGACGAGGGAGTGCCGATACCGGGCTGCGCCCAAGTCCTGCTCGCGACCCTCCGCCGCGAGGGCAAGACGCCGATTTTCGTGGGCGACACGCAACTCCGCGGCATCATCGCGCTCGCCGACACCGTGCGACCGCAGGCCGCCGCCGCGGTGGCGGCGCTGAGGGCGCTTGGGATTAAGCGTCTCGTTGTGCTGTCCGGAGACCACGCGGAGGCGGTAGCTGGGGTGGCTGCGCAGCTCGGCCTCGACGACGCCCGCGGCGATCTGCTGCCGGAGCACAAGGCCCGGGCCATCGAGGCACTTGAGCAGGCGGGTCCCGTCGCTATGGTCGGCGACGGCGTGAACGACGCGCCGGCCCTGGCCGCCGTGTCCGTCGGGATCGCGATGGGCGCGGCCGGCACCGACGCGGCGATGGAGACCGCCGACATCGTGCTGATGGGCGACGATCTCGCCCGGCTTGCCTATGCCATCGCGCTCAGCCGCCGGGCGCGCCGCGTGATCGCCCAAAATCTCGTATTCGCGTTCAGCGTGGTCGCCGTCCTCGTGACCGTCGTGCTCGCTACGGGCCTGCGGCTCGCGTTTGGGGTCGTCGGCCACGAAGGCAGCACGGTCATCGTCGTGCTGAATGGGTTGCGGCTGCTCGGTTATGCGCCCAACAGGGCCGGCCACGAGCCCGGCGGCACCGGTGCTGCTCGCGTTCGTCCCGTTGCAGTTGCCGACGACACGTGAAACTCGTCAAATCAGGTCCGCGCCCGATGCGCATGCCTCGGCGCACTGGCATACTGCGTGTAGCTTGTCCTGAATCTCGAGTGCTGTACGACGCGGAGGTGGCCGGTGGGAAAGTTCGTGAGCAGGCGAGAAGTGTTGGCCGTAGTCGCAGGAGGACTCGGAGGGGCTCTCTTGGCGGGGCCTGTGGGCCGTGCAAGCGCCGAGGAGCAGGCGGTTACGCTGTACATCTTGCCGGGGGCGCTCCCGGGGCCCGACGGCAAGGGGCATGATTCGTTTGTGCCGTCGAGTTTCGTCGTGAAAGCGGGCGCGCCGGCACGGTTGACCGTGATTAGCTACGACGACGGGGAGCACTCCATCACGGCTCCTGCTCTGAACCTCAACCTCACGATCAAGGGTGGCACGAAGGTGGGATCCAAGGTTCAAC
It encodes the following:
- a CDS encoding cation-translocating P-type ATPase is translated as MALRPAEALVRRADGEVLMPADTLRIGDIVVVRPAERLAADGTVVGGASSVDQSPITGESIPVDVSAGSHVFAGTINQRGSLEVRVTRGPEDTTLARIIALVEQAQSAQPPAQRLIDRFGQIYALGVIGSAAVTYLVLVGHAVPAAAAFYRAITLLVVASPCAVVISTPATVLSAIANAARHGILFKGGAYLERLAAVDTVVFDKTGTLTTGRPIVTDVVPLVGDEASLLSTAAALEQRSEHALADAVVAACRDRGVAPAVPDAFEAVTGRGVRGTVAERLVRVGSEGFLTDEGVPIPGCAQVLLATLRREGKTPIFVGDTQLRGIIALADTVRPQAAAAVAALRALGIKRLVVLSGDHAEAVAGVAAQLGLDDARGDLLPEHKARAIEALEQAGPVAMVGDGVNDAPALAAVSVGIAMGAAGTDAAMETADIVLMGDDLARLAYAIALSRRARRVIAQNLVFAFSVVAVLVTVVLATGLRLAFGVVGHEGSTVIVVLNGLRLLGYAPNRAGHEPGGTGAARVRPVAVADDT